Proteins co-encoded in one Xyrauchen texanus isolate HMW12.3.18 chromosome 19, RBS_HiC_50CHRs, whole genome shotgun sequence genomic window:
- the si:dkey-27i16.2 gene encoding regulator of cell cycle RGCC-like, translating into MSTPNCSELDLELGDLLQEFNDVVKEMSTPHTCENVLRDVKRRTGLSDGEDSDYCSETSLGNSLNASEEDLNIVGMTTASKARLGDTSDLQSFIENLDRELAEM; encoded by the exons ATGTCTACACCAAATTGTTCAG AGTTGGATTTGGAGCTAGGAGACTTGCTGCAGGAGTTTAATGATGTAGTGAAGGAGATGAGCACACCTCACACCTGTGAAAATGTGCTGAGAGATGTGAAGAGACGCACAGGACTGAGTGATGGAGAAGATTCAGATTACT GCAGTGAGACGTCACTGGGAAACAGTTTGAATGCCAGTGAAGAGGATCTCAACATCGTAGGCATGACCACCGCTTCTAAAG CCAGGCTCGGGGACACCAGTGACCTACAGAGCTTCATTGAAAACCTAGATAGGGAGCTTGCAG AGATGTGA